The sequence GAGATTAAATATTCATAGTCTTAGTTGTTAGTAAGGTTAAATATGATGATTGAGATCTAACAAATGATAATGAATCGAAGAAAATACCTCATGTAGACTTCGATCTTATCACATTTGTTTAGGATGTATGCATGACCTTGTATTTCTGATTTTTCATCTAAAATAAACAAATCTCCCATTCTTCCACCAAGAGGACATCCTTTGCTTGGAAACAAACTAGGAGTTCGTACCTCATCTGAAACACACTCATTGTTGTTCTGAGGGAttctattaaatcttgtatgAACATCTTCATACAAATATCTTGAGCAAAAATTAATACACTTATTCGCCAAATATCCTTCGGCAATAGATCCTTCTGGACGACTTCTATTACGAACATACGATTTTAGTGTGCACATATACCGTTCAACAGGGTACATCCAACGATATTGAACTGGACCACCTAACCTCATCTCATTTGCCAAATGAATAGGCAAGTGCACCATTATGTCAAAAAAGCTAGGAGGGAAAATCCTCTCCAATTGGCACAATGTCTCAGCAATCTCTGCTTCTAAGTTAACTACCTCATCCAGGCTAATTACTTTCTGATATATTCGACGAAAAAATGAACATAATCGAACTAGAGCGATGACAACATGGTCAGGAAGTATGCTCTTTATTGGTACTTGCAACAAGTAATGCAACATGAAATGAGCATCATGGGTCTTGTAACCAgaaatcttcttttctgtttcatGCACACATCGAGCAATATTGGAAGCGCTACCGTTTGGTAATTTTGCCACTTTCAACACACTACAAAAGATTGTTTTCTCTGCTGGAGTCATTGAAAAGCATGCCTTTGCTAACTTAGTTTTTTTTCCATCCTTCGTATCTTTTGGTTGAAAGTTTTTCCTGATACCCATGTCTTTAAGGTCAAAACGAGCAGCTGCATGATCTTTCATCTTTCTGGGAATATCTAAAAGAGTTCCAATTATGATATCAACTatattcttctctatgtgcatgacaTCAAGGTTGTGTCTAAACATGTTGGACTTCCAATATGGTAACTCAAACAAGATTGACCGTTTTTTCCAATTTGATATGCCATTCTTTGATCTCTTTTGCTTCTTCCCAAAAGAATTATCTACCTCTCGCAATATATCAAATACAGTTGAACTTTCTAACAACTGCGGTGGAGACCTGAGTTCAGTTTTTCCATTGAAAGATCTTTTGTTATGCCTCCATGGATGATTCATGGGTAAAAACCTTCGGTGATCCATATAAACAGTCTTGTGACTATGTTTCACATAGATAGAAGAAGTCTCATCATTACAACATGGACAAGCCAATTTTCCCTTTGTACTCCACCCAGATAA is a genomic window of Arachis ipaensis cultivar K30076 chromosome B06, Araip1.1, whole genome shotgun sequence containing:
- the LOC107646983 gene encoding uncharacterized protein LOC107646983 codes for the protein MGPNECAKEFYKLVDEASQELYPGCKGFTRLSFTIRLYLLKCLHGWSNASFASLLELLKEAMPYLNIPISFDKTKNMVKNLGLDYQKIDACCNDCMLYRNGYENDSSCHVCGTSRYIEHHEEEDDVTSSRKPRKVAANTLRHFLLIPRLQRLFMCTRTVEAMSWHHNECVKDGSLRHPADGEYWKAFDNQHEDFAKEPHNVRLGLASDGFNPFRTLSNTHSTWLVVLMVYNLPPWMSMKPDYFMLSLLISGPQSLGNDIDVYLQPLIEELKELWESGVETYDSKENKTFNMRACLLWTINDFPAYAMLSGWSTKGKLACPCCNDETSSIYVKHSHKTVYMDHRRFLPMNHPWRHNKRSFNGKTELRSPPQLLESSTVFDILREVDNSFGKKQKRSKNGISNWKKRSILFELPYWKSNMFRHNLDVMHIEKNIVDIIIGTLLDIPRKMKDHAAARFDLKDMGIRKNFQPKDTKDGKKTKLAKACFSMTPAEKTIFCSVLKVAKLPNGSASNIARCVHETEKKISGYKTHDAHFMLHYLLQVPIKSILPDHVVIALVRLCSFFRRIYQKVISLDEVVNLEAEIAETLCQLERIFPPSFFDIMVHLPIHLANEMRLGGPVQYRWMYPVERYMCTLKSYVRNRSRPEGSIAEGYLANKCINFCSRYLYEDVHTRFNRIPQNNNECVSDEVRTPSLFPSKGCPLGGRMGDLFILDEKSEIQGHAYILNKCDKIEVYMRYFLRFIIIC